A region of Mycolicibacterium brumae DNA encodes the following proteins:
- a CDS encoding PH domain-containing protein: MSPTEQASWGPQSAGVVVIGVAGLALLCGSVTLASDPPGRLLTGIGGVGLVVFAVLTWRARPKIAVTDDGLMLRGWFGTQQVSRDELELVRISEFRRFGRRQRMLEIETTDDRLRVYTRWDLGVDPIQVLDTLTAAGLAKPRRQRDS; encoded by the coding sequence ATGTCGCCCACCGAGCAGGCGTCCTGGGGCCCGCAGTCGGCGGGCGTGGTCGTCATCGGCGTAGCCGGGCTGGCACTGCTGTGCGGATCGGTGACCCTCGCCTCGGACCCACCCGGCCGGCTGCTCACCGGGATCGGGGGAGTGGGCCTGGTGGTGTTTGCTGTGCTGACCTGGCGGGCCCGCCCGAAGATCGCCGTCACCGACGATGGCCTGATGCTGCGGGGCTGGTTCGGAACCCAGCAGGTCAGCCGCGACGAACTGGAGCTGGTCCGGATCAGCGAGTTTCGGCGGTTCGGCCGCCGGCAACGGATGCTGGAGATCGAGACCACCGACGACCGGCTGCGCGTGTACACCCGCTGGGACCTGGGCGTCGATCCGATTCAGGTGCTCGACACGCTGACCGCCGCCGGGTTGGCCAAACCCCGCCGGCAGCGCGACAGCTAG
- the crgA gene encoding cell division protein CrgA — MPKSKVRKKTDFTVRPVSRTPVKVKTGPSSVYFVAFFIGLMLFGLIWLMVFQLGASGLNVPTYLEWMADLGPWNYAIAFAFMITGLLLTMRWR; from the coding sequence ATGCCCAAGTCCAAAGTCCGCAAGAAGACAGACTTCACCGTCCGGCCGGTGAGCCGCACCCCGGTGAAGGTGAAGACGGGCCCCTCCAGCGTCTATTTCGTGGCGTTCTTCATCGGTCTGATGCTCTTCGGGTTGATCTGGCTGATGGTTTTCCAGTTGGGCGCCAGCGGCCTCAACGTCCCCACCTACCTGGAGTGGATGGCCGACCTCGGCCCGTGGAACTACGCGATCGCGTTCGCGTTCATGATCACCGGGTTGTTGCTGACCATGCGGTGGCGCTGA
- a CDS encoding DUF881 domain-containing protein, translating to MSRPRRQSRQIWRFGVPAVTLMAGLLLSTTHGLAGGSDIRRSDAPRLVDLVRDAQGSVDRLTERRDTLATEVDSFHGRSADAALSAMQTRIAELGEQAGQTAMRGRGLVVTMTDAQRDVDGRFPRDASPDDLVVHQQDISAVLNALWSAGAEAVQMQDQRIIATSAPRCVGSTLLLNGRTYSPPYTISAIGDPAAMRAALAEAPLVTLYRQYVVRFGLGYSEEVREQLEVVAHSEPIRVQYAKPTGPIPY from the coding sequence ATGTCCCGGCCGCGCCGACAAAGCCGCCAGATCTGGCGGTTCGGGGTCCCGGCGGTCACCCTCATGGCGGGGCTGCTGCTCTCGACCACCCACGGCCTGGCTGGCGGCTCCGATATCCGCCGCAGTGACGCGCCCCGATTGGTGGACCTGGTGCGCGACGCGCAGGGATCGGTGGACCGGCTCACCGAACGACGGGACACGCTGGCCACCGAGGTCGACAGCTTCCACGGCCGCTCGGCCGACGCGGCGCTGTCGGCGATGCAGACCCGGATCGCCGAACTGGGGGAGCAGGCCGGTCAGACCGCGATGCGCGGGCGCGGGTTGGTTGTGACGATGACCGACGCCCAGCGCGACGTCGACGGCAGATTCCCCCGCGACGCGTCCCCGGACGACCTGGTGGTGCACCAGCAGGACATCAGCGCCGTGCTCAACGCGCTGTGGAGTGCCGGCGCGGAGGCCGTGCAGATGCAGGACCAGCGGATCATCGCCACCTCGGCGCCGCGCTGCGTGGGCAGCACCCTGCTGCTCAACGGCCGCACCTATAGCCCGCCGTACACCATCTCCGCGATCGGAGACCCGGCCGCCATGCGGGCGGCGCTGGCCGAGGCGCCCTTGGTGACGCTGTATCGCCAGTACGTGGTCCGGTTCGGGCTCGGCTATTCCGAAGAGGTTCGCGAGCAACTGGAGGTCGTCGCGCACAGCGAACCGATCCGGGTGCAGTACGCCAAGCCCACCGGCCCCATCCCGTACTGA
- a CDS encoding aminodeoxychorismate/anthranilate synthase component II, with amino-acid sequence MQILVVDNYDSFVFNLVQYLGQLGVTAEVWRNDDERLGGPQGVRADEVAGQFDGILLSPGPGTPERAGASIPLVRACAAAGTPLLGVCLGHQAIGVAFGGTVDRAPELLHGKTSEVLHTDRGVLAGLPNPFTATRYHSLTILPETMPAELEVTGRTEGGVVMAVRHVELPIHGVQFHPESILTQGGHRMLANWLGYCGQPPAEQLVCQLEAEVADAVSAI; translated from the coding sequence GTGCAAATCCTGGTCGTCGACAACTACGACAGCTTCGTGTTCAACCTGGTGCAGTACCTGGGCCAGCTGGGTGTGACCGCGGAGGTCTGGCGTAACGACGACGAGCGGCTCGGCGGCCCCCAGGGCGTCCGCGCCGACGAGGTCGCCGGCCAGTTCGACGGCATCCTGCTGAGCCCGGGACCGGGCACCCCGGAACGGGCCGGCGCGTCGATCCCGCTGGTGCGCGCCTGCGCGGCGGCCGGCACCCCGCTGCTCGGGGTGTGCCTGGGCCATCAGGCGATCGGCGTCGCGTTCGGCGGCACCGTGGATCGCGCCCCCGAGCTGCTGCACGGCAAGACCAGCGAGGTGCTGCACACCGATCGGGGAGTGCTGGCCGGGCTGCCCAATCCGTTCACCGCCACCCGGTACCACTCGCTGACCATCCTGCCCGAGACCATGCCGGCGGAGTTGGAGGTCACCGGGCGCACCGAGGGCGGGGTGGTGATGGCCGTGCGGCATGTCGAGCTGCCGATTCACGGGGTGCAATTCCACCCCGAGTCGATCCTCACCCAGGGCGGCCACCGGATGCTGGCCAACTGGCTCGGCTATTGCGGGCAGCCGCCCGCCGAGCAGCTGGTGTGCCAGCTCGAGGCCGAGGTCGCCGACGCGGTTTCCGCGATTTAG
- the pknB gene encoding Stk1 family PASTA domain-containing Ser/Thr kinase: MTTPQHLSGRYELGEILGFGGMSEVHLARDTRLHRDVAVKVLRADLARDPSFYLRFRREAQNAAALNHPAIVAVYDTGEAETSAGPLPYIVMEYVDGVTLRDIVHTDGPIPPQRAIEIIADACQALNFSHQHGIIHRDVKPANIMISNNKAVKVMDFGIARALADSSSVTQTAAVIGTAQYLSPEQARGEAVDARSDVYSLGCVLYEILTGEPPFVGDTPVAVAYQHVREDPEPPSHRNPELSPHLDAVVLKALAKNPENRYQTAAEMRADLIRVHSGHSPEAPKVLTDAERSSMLSAVGPAAPVGPDRTDELPRVGARRSSASPVRRWLMAVALLAVLTVITTIAITMFGGKTRDVQVPDVRGQLSADAVAALQNRGFKTRTQQQPDSIVPPDHVISTDPGANTDARAGDEITVNVSTGPEQREMPDVSQLTYEDAVKRLNSAGFSTYKRTESPSTPELKNRVVGTLPSAGQSAAITNEITIVIGTGPATKEVPDLRGQTVDTATQNLTVYGFTQTTQVPVDSTAPSGQIIGTNPPTGTVVPMDTVIELQVSRGNQFTMPDLVGMFWTDAEPRLRALGWTGQLDKGAEVRDSGQRTNAVVIQSPAAGAGVNFGASITLRFAA, from the coding sequence ATGACAACCCCCCAGCACCTGTCCGGCCGCTATGAGCTCGGCGAGATCCTCGGCTTCGGCGGGATGTCCGAGGTCCACCTGGCCCGGGACACCCGCCTGCACCGCGATGTCGCGGTCAAGGTGCTGCGCGCCGACCTGGCGCGGGACCCCAGCTTCTACCTCCGGTTCCGCCGTGAGGCGCAGAACGCGGCGGCGCTGAACCACCCGGCGATCGTCGCCGTCTACGACACCGGCGAAGCCGAAACTTCGGCGGGGCCGCTGCCCTACATCGTCATGGAGTACGTCGACGGGGTCACGCTGCGCGACATCGTGCACACCGACGGCCCCATCCCGCCGCAGCGCGCCATCGAGATCATCGCCGACGCCTGCCAGGCGCTGAACTTCAGCCACCAGCACGGCATCATCCACCGCGATGTGAAGCCGGCCAACATCATGATCAGCAACAACAAAGCGGTCAAGGTGATGGACTTCGGCATCGCGCGGGCGCTGGCCGACTCCAGCAGCGTAACCCAAACCGCCGCGGTGATCGGCACCGCGCAGTACCTGTCCCCCGAACAGGCCCGCGGCGAGGCCGTCGACGCCCGCTCGGACGTCTACTCGCTGGGCTGCGTGCTCTACGAGATCCTCACCGGGGAGCCGCCATTCGTCGGCGACACCCCGGTCGCGGTGGCCTACCAGCACGTCCGCGAGGACCCGGAGCCGCCGTCGCACCGCAACCCGGAGCTGTCGCCGCACCTGGACGCCGTCGTGCTCAAAGCCCTGGCCAAGAACCCCGAGAATCGGTACCAGACGGCCGCCGAGATGCGCGCCGACCTGATCCGGGTGCACAGCGGGCACAGCCCGGAGGCCCCGAAGGTGCTCACCGACGCCGAGCGGTCCTCGATGCTGTCGGCGGTGGGTCCGGCGGCGCCCGTCGGCCCCGACCGCACCGACGAGCTGCCCCGGGTGGGCGCTCGCCGCAGCTCGGCCAGCCCGGTGCGGCGCTGGCTGATGGCCGTCGCGCTGCTGGCGGTGCTCACCGTCATCACGACGATCGCCATCACCATGTTCGGCGGCAAGACCCGTGACGTGCAGGTGCCCGACGTGCGCGGCCAGCTGTCCGCCGACGCGGTCGCCGCGCTGCAGAACCGCGGTTTCAAAACCCGCACCCAGCAGCAGCCGGACTCCATCGTGCCGCCCGACCACGTCATCAGCACCGATCCCGGCGCCAACACCGACGCCCGGGCCGGCGACGAGATCACCGTCAACGTCTCCACCGGCCCCGAGCAGCGCGAGATGCCCGACGTGTCGCAGCTGACCTACGAGGACGCCGTGAAACGGCTGAACTCGGCGGGCTTCAGCACCTACAAGCGCACCGAGTCACCCTCGACGCCGGAGCTCAAGAACCGGGTGGTCGGCACGCTGCCGTCGGCCGGCCAGTCCGCGGCGATCACCAACGAGATCACCATCGTGATCGGCACCGGGCCCGCCACCAAGGAGGTGCCGGACCTGCGCGGGCAGACCGTCGACACCGCCACCCAGAACCTGACGGTGTACGGGTTCACCCAGACCACGCAGGTTCCGGTGGACAGCACCGCGCCGTCCGGCCAGATCATCGGCACCAATCCCCCGACCGGCACCGTGGTGCCGATGGACACCGTGATCGAGCTGCAGGTCTCCCGCGGCAACCAGTTCACCATGCCCGACCTGGTCGGGATGTTCTGGACCGACGCGGAGCCGCGGCTGCGGGCGCTGGGATGGACCGGTCAGCTGGACAAGGGCGCCGAGGTCCGCGACAGCGGCCAGCGCACCAACGCCGTGGTGATCCAGAGTCCCGCCGCGGGCGCCGGGGTGAACTTCGGCGCCAGCATCACGCTGCGCTTTGCCGCCTAA
- a CDS encoding serine/threonine-protein kinase, with the protein MSPRVGVTLSGRYRLQRLIATGGMGQVWEAVDSRLGRRVAVKVLKAEYSSDPEFVERFRSEARTVAMLNHPGIASVHDYGETDMDGEGRTAYLVMELVNGEPLNSVLKRTGRLSLRHALDMLEQTGRALQVAHTAGLVHRDVKPGNIMITPTGQVKLTDFGIAKAVDAAPVTQTGMVMGTAQYIAPEQALGHDATPASDVYSLGVVGYEALSGRRPFTGDGALTVAMKHIKEPPPPLPSDVPPNVRELIEVTMSKNPGARYRSGGPFSDAVAAVRAGRRPPRPNNNPTLGRATPAAIPGEARTTAAPARAAAADTRAPSTAMRPRSGAGSRPAPARRSFSSGQRALLWAAGVLGALAIIIAVLILVNYGGNKNDGPRETITNTVVPPPQTVQEAPVEPSNWTPGQVTGHSDAQQRFVAATVLLIEPASDEIPT; encoded by the coding sequence ATGAGTCCGCGCGTAGGCGTGACGCTCTCGGGCCGCTACCGGCTGCAACGACTGATCGCCACCGGTGGCATGGGCCAGGTGTGGGAGGCCGTCGACAGCCGGCTGGGCCGGCGCGTGGCGGTGAAGGTGCTCAAGGCCGAGTACTCCTCGGACCCGGAGTTCGTGGAGCGGTTCCGCTCCGAGGCCCGCACCGTCGCCATGCTCAACCACCCCGGCATCGCCAGCGTGCACGACTATGGCGAGACCGACATGGACGGCGAGGGTCGCACGGCATACCTGGTGATGGAGCTGGTCAACGGCGAGCCGCTGAACTCGGTGCTCAAACGCACCGGCCGGCTGTCGCTGCGGCACGCCCTGGACATGCTGGAGCAGACCGGCCGGGCCCTGCAGGTCGCGCACACCGCGGGCCTGGTGCACCGCGACGTCAAACCCGGCAACATCATGATCACCCCCACCGGACAGGTGAAGCTGACCGACTTCGGCATCGCCAAGGCCGTCGACGCCGCCCCGGTCACCCAGACCGGCATGGTGATGGGCACCGCCCAGTACATCGCGCCCGAGCAGGCGCTCGGCCACGACGCCACCCCGGCCTCTGACGTCTACTCCCTCGGCGTGGTCGGCTACGAGGCGCTCTCGGGCCGAAGGCCGTTCACCGGAGACGGCGCCCTGACGGTGGCGATGAAGCACATCAAGGAGCCGCCGCCGCCGCTGCCCAGCGACGTGCCGCCGAACGTGCGTGAGCTCATCGAGGTCACCATGAGCAAGAACCCGGGCGCCCGCTACCGCAGCGGCGGCCCGTTCAGCGACGCGGTCGCCGCGGTGCGCGCCGGCCGTCGCCCGCCGCGCCCGAACAACAATCCGACGCTCGGCCGGGCCACCCCGGCCGCGATTCCCGGCGAGGCTCGGACGACGGCCGCGCCGGCGCGGGCGGCCGCCGCGGACACCCGGGCCCCGTCGACAGCGATGCGGCCGCGCTCCGGGGCCGGCAGCCGCCCCGCGCCGGCCCGGCGCAGCTTCTCCTCCGGCCAGCGGGCACTGCTGTGGGCCGCCGGGGTGCTGGGCGCGTTGGCGATCATCATCGCCGTGCTCATCCTGGTGAACTACGGCGGCAACAAGAACGACGGGCCTCGGGAGACCATCACCAACACCGTCGTGCCGCCCCCGCAAACCGTCCAGGAAGCGCCCGTGGAGCCATCCAATTGGACTCCGGGGCAGGTGACAGGACATTCTGATGCCCAGCAGCGGTTCGTGGCCGCCACGGTGCTGCTCATCGAACCCGCAAGCGACGAGATACCGACATGA
- the pbpA gene encoding D,D-transpeptidase PbpA, whose amino-acid sequence MNTSLRRVAMAIMGLIVLLLANATLTQVFTADGLRADPRNQRVLLDEYSRQRGQITADGQLLAYSEATTGRYRYLRVYPSPEAYAPVTGFYSLRFSSSGLERAEDPILNGSDERMFAQRLVDFFTARDPRGGNVETTIEPRVQQAAWDAMQQGCGVGPCKGSVVALEPKTGKILAMVSAPSYNPNLLASHNTEEQSQAWAELRDDEDSPLTNRAVAEIYPPGSTFKVITTAAALEAGLSENEQLTSAASVQLPDSSSRLQNFGGTPCGPAPTATLREAFARSCNTAFVELGAKLGSEQLRKTATAFGLDVPADPIPLQVATSTIGPIPDAAALAMTSIGQRDVALTPLQNALVAATIANGGVTMTPHLVSALKGPDLANLSTTPPSELRRAVSPEIAAKLTDLMVGAEQYTQQTGAIPGVAIASKTGTAEHGTDPQNTPPHAWYIAFAPAEAPEVAVAVMVENGGDRLSATGGAIAAPIGRAVIAAALQEGT is encoded by the coding sequence GTGAACACCTCACTGCGCCGCGTCGCCATGGCGATCATGGGCCTGATCGTCCTGCTGCTGGCCAACGCCACCCTCACCCAGGTGTTCACGGCCGACGGCCTGCGCGCCGACCCGCGCAACCAGCGGGTGTTGCTCGACGAGTACTCGCGGCAGCGCGGTCAGATCACCGCCGACGGGCAGCTGCTGGCCTACTCGGAGGCGACCACGGGGCGGTACCGCTACCTGCGGGTCTACCCGTCCCCCGAGGCCTACGCGCCGGTGACCGGCTTCTACTCGCTGCGGTTCTCCTCCAGCGGGCTGGAGCGGGCCGAGGATCCGATCCTCAACGGTTCCGACGAGCGGATGTTCGCCCAGCGACTGGTGGACTTCTTCACCGCCCGCGACCCACGCGGCGGCAACGTGGAGACCACCATCGAGCCGCGCGTGCAGCAGGCCGCCTGGGACGCCATGCAGCAGGGCTGCGGCGTCGGCCCGTGCAAGGGTTCGGTGGTGGCGCTGGAGCCCAAGACCGGCAAGATTTTGGCCATGGTGTCGGCCCCGTCGTACAACCCGAATCTGCTGGCCAGCCACAACACCGAGGAGCAGTCCCAGGCCTGGGCCGAGCTGCGCGACGACGAGGACTCCCCGCTGACCAACCGCGCGGTGGCCGAGATCTACCCCCCGGGTTCGACGTTCAAGGTGATCACCACCGCGGCCGCGCTGGAGGCCGGGCTCTCGGAGAATGAGCAACTGACCTCGGCCGCCTCGGTGCAGCTGCCCGACAGCTCCTCGCGGTTGCAGAACTTCGGCGGCACACCGTGCGGCCCGGCGCCGACGGCCACCCTGCGCGAGGCGTTCGCACGGTCCTGCAACACCGCCTTCGTCGAGCTCGGCGCCAAGCTGGGTTCCGAGCAACTGCGCAAGACCGCAACCGCGTTCGGCCTCGACGTTCCGGCCGACCCGATTCCGCTGCAGGTGGCCACGTCCACCATCGGCCCGATCCCGGACGCCGCCGCGCTGGCGATGACCAGCATCGGTCAGCGCGACGTCGCGCTGACCCCGCTGCAGAACGCGCTGGTGGCGGCGACGATCGCCAACGGCGGGGTCACCATGACGCCCCATCTGGTGTCCGCGCTCAAGGGCCCGGACCTGGCGAATCTGAGCACGACGCCGCCCAGCGAGCTCCGGCGTGCGGTTTCTCCGGAGATCGCGGCTAAGCTAACTGATTTGATGGTCGGCGCCGAACAGTACACACAGCAAACCGGCGCCATCCCGGGCGTTGCGATCGCCTCCAAGACCGGCACCGCCGAGCACGGAACCGATCCGCAGAACACGCCGCCGCATGCGTGGTACATCGCGTTTGCGCCGGCCGAGGCGCCCGAGGTGGCGGTGGCTGTGATGGTTGAGAACGGCGGCGACCGGCTGTCCGCGACCGGCGGGGCCATCGCCGCGCCGATCGGGCGTGCCGTCATCGCGGCGGCGCTTCAGGAGGGAACATGA
- a CDS encoding FtsW/RodA/SpoVE family cell cycle protein, producing MTAGDQSIPTAAAPSLPNRRDTELGLLCLAALLTAVALAIVEINQDQGLGVGTFLYPLAYLGLFGVAHLAIRRFAPYADPLLLPIVAALNGLGLVLIHRLDLANQANEVSGPGAGQQMLWTLVGVSGFVALLIALPDHRQLARYGYVCGLAGLILLAIPALLPSKLSEQNGAKIWIQFPGFSIQPGEFSKILLLIFCAAVLVSKRDVFTSAGKHVLGMDLPRPRDLAPLLAAWVVSIGVLVFEKDLGASLLLYTSFLVMVYIATNRLSWVVIGLGLFFIGAFIAYQLFPHFQLRVRIWLDPFADPDNAGFQMVQSLFSFATGGIFGAGLGNGQPNTVPAASTDFIIAVVGEELGLVGLAGVLMLYTILIVRGLRTALAVRDSFGKLLAAGLATTLGLQLFIVVGGVTKLIPLTGLTTPWMSYGGSSLVANYLLLAILVRTSHAARRPLGNTAAAPQTPIAVARTEVMDKL from the coding sequence GTGACAGCTGGCGACCAGAGCATCCCGACGGCGGCGGCGCCGTCGCTGCCGAACCGGCGTGACACCGAGCTGGGCCTGCTGTGCCTGGCCGCCCTGCTGACCGCGGTGGCGCTGGCCATCGTCGAGATCAACCAGGATCAGGGTCTGGGCGTCGGCACCTTCCTCTACCCGCTGGCCTACCTGGGCCTGTTCGGCGTCGCGCACCTGGCCATCCGCCGCTTCGCGCCCTACGCCGACCCGCTGCTGCTGCCCATCGTGGCCGCCCTCAACGGACTCGGTCTGGTGCTGATTCACCGCCTCGACCTGGCCAATCAAGCCAACGAGGTCTCCGGCCCCGGCGCCGGTCAGCAGATGCTGTGGACGCTGGTCGGCGTCAGCGGCTTCGTGGCGCTGCTCATCGCGCTGCCGGACCACCGCCAGCTGGCCCGCTACGGCTACGTCTGCGGGCTGGCCGGGCTGATCCTGCTGGCCATCCCGGCGCTGCTGCCCAGCAAGCTGTCCGAGCAGAACGGCGCCAAGATCTGGATCCAGTTCCCCGGCTTCTCCATCCAGCCCGGTGAGTTCTCCAAAATCCTGCTGCTGATCTTCTGCGCCGCCGTGCTGGTCTCCAAGCGCGATGTGTTCACCAGCGCCGGCAAGCATGTGCTGGGCATGGACCTGCCGCGCCCGCGCGACCTGGCGCCGCTGCTGGCCGCCTGGGTGGTCTCCATCGGCGTGCTGGTGTTCGAGAAGGACCTGGGCGCCTCCCTGCTGCTGTACACGTCGTTCCTGGTGATGGTGTACATCGCCACCAACCGGCTCAGCTGGGTGGTGATCGGGCTCGGCCTGTTCTTCATCGGCGCGTTCATCGCCTACCAGCTGTTCCCGCACTTCCAGCTGCGGGTGCGGATCTGGCTGGACCCGTTCGCCGACCCCGACAACGCCGGCTTCCAGATGGTGCAGTCGCTGTTCAGCTTCGCCACCGGCGGCATCTTCGGCGCCGGCCTGGGCAACGGCCAGCCGAACACCGTGCCGGCCGCGTCCACCGACTTCATCATCGCCGTCGTCGGCGAGGAACTCGGCCTGGTCGGACTGGCCGGGGTGCTGATGCTCTACACCATCCTGATCGTGCGCGGCCTGCGCACCGCGCTGGCCGTCCGCGACAGCTTCGGCAAGCTGCTGGCCGCCGGCCTGGCCACCACCCTGGGCCTGCAGCTGTTCATCGTCGTCGGCGGGGTCACCAAACTGATCCCGCTGACCGGCCTGACCACTCCCTGGATGTCCTACGGCGGCTCATCGCTGGTGGCCAACTACCTGCTGCTGGCGATCCTGGTGCGCACCTCGCACGCCGCGCGCCGACCGCTGGGCAACACCGCCGCGGCCCCGCAAACGCCGATCGCCGTGGCGCGGACCGAGGTGATGGACAAGCTGTGA